In Phycisphaerae bacterium RAS2, the DNA window TGGTCCCACCACCTCCCGAATCACTCCAAAGATCGCTGCCGGTGCCGACCGGCCCCGCCCGCATGTGAAAAGTGGTGCCACCCAACAGCGCGGGGTAGTGGTTGTAGGTCCAGGTGCCGGAGAGGGTCACGATGGAATCGACAGCCGGGCGGACGCGGATGCCGCCGCTGCTGGACAAACCTCCGCGGAAGCCCTGCAAGCGGTGGTCAATCGTCGATTGAAAATGCGCGACTTCGCCGGACCAGGACACGTCGTAAGTACCGGAGGAATAGGATGGTGGAATCGTGGCCGCCTGTGAAAAGGCGATGGCGTTGGGTGAGGGAGGGAACTCGACAAAATACTGTTGTGACTCCGAAAACGAGCCACTTGGTGTGACGCGGTCGCGAATCAGAACTTGCTCTACGATGAGGTCTCCGAACGCGCGCGAAGCAACTCCCGACGCAGCCACAAGAAAGAAGCCAACAATTAATCTAGAAAGCGAAGAACCCTCTTGACGCCTCCCGCGTACTCTCCTCATCGTGGTCAGTACGGGACAACCGCTTATTCCTATCTTCCCTTGCATCGCCACAACTCGCTGCATGCCTCTTCGCCCGCAGGGCGCACGCCTGTTGTTAGGGACTTCAGTCCCTGGTTCGCTGAATTGACACCTTACTTATTGTACCGCCCGGCAGGGCGGACGAGTCATCAGGCAGGGCGAATTCACTACTGATTTACGTTCGAAATCCGGCTTCGTTCGTCCTCCGGACGAGGTGATTTATTGGATGAACCTTTATCCGGCGGCTGAAGCCGGCGGCTACGTGCGTGCGCCCTCCGGGCGATGAAGCGTGCCGCTGTTTGGCGAAGGCTCTGCCAATAAGGTTGCAGTGACACGGCGGGGGTGAGTCGTTCGAAAGTGGCACTGTATTAAACATTGGCGCAGGTGAGTGTGACTCGTCCGAGGGCGCCACTGCTTCAAGCAGTGGCACGGGGAAGAGTATGTTTCTTACCGGAGAGACGCCGGTACCACAGGTGATGGCTCATAGCGGCTTCATTTGGGCTTGCCGTGAGTTTTCAACACGCAAGGAGTGCGGCTCGATTCATTCCCCGATGATTTTGACGAGTACGCGTTTCTTGCGGCGGCCGTCGAACTCGCCGTAAAAGATCTGCTCCCACGGGCCGAAATCCAGCTCGCCGCCGGTGACGGCGACGACAACCTCTCGACCCATGATGGTGCGCTTCAGGTGGGCGTCGGCGTTGTCTTCGCCCGTGTCGTTGTGGCGGTATTGATCGGTCGGCGCGTGCGGGGCGAGGCCCTCCAGCCAGCGATCCAGGTCCTCGTGCAGGCCGCGCTCGTCGTCGTTGATGAAGACGCTCGCCGAGATGTGCATCGCGTTGACAAGGCAAAGCCCTTCGCGGATGCCGCTCTTGGCGATGGCCGCCTGCACCTGCGACGTGATATTGATAAAGGCCCGGCGCGTCGGCGTGTTGAACCAAAGCTCCTCGCGATGGTGCCTCACGACGGGTCCCCGGCGAGGCTGGAGAGGTATTCCTCGATGTTGAGATAGCCGTCGCCGTCGGAGTCGGTCAGGCTGTCGGCGACGTTTGGATCGCCGCCGAATTCCAGCTCGCGGTTGTTGGGGATGTAGTCGCCGTCGGTGTCGGTGGGCAGGGCCGGCGAGTTGTTTGAGACATACAGACCGTTCAAGGTGGTGCGATCGGGGATGACGCGCTGCACGACGACGAAGGGATACTTGACCGGGTCGGCGAGGATCTGCGCCGCGCCGCCTGGCAGGGCGATGCCGTCGATGGTGCAGGACATTTGGGCGAGCAGGGCCAGCTTGGCTTCGGCCAGCGTCTGGCCCGGCTCCATCTGATACTGCCGCGGCTGGCAGAGGATGGTCGGATCGGCATTGGGCCGGAACCACAGGACGTTGGCGATTGCACCATGATGAGGCCCGATGCGTCGCAGATTCGGGTCGCCCACGGGTTGCGAATCCACGAACAAGTTATTGTCCACGATGTATCGCAGCTCGTTGGCGAGTGCCGTATCGATTGCATCGCGGCGCGGCTTGGTCGCGCCGGCGCCGTCGATGACGCGCTGCACGGCCTCCTCAACCGGGTAAGTCGTGACCGCCGGCGCGGGCAACGGCTCGGGCAGTTCGACCTGATTGCGCAGATGATCCGGGGTGATAAACACGTTGCAGACTGAAGCGCCTCCGCCGCATAGGCCACCGACGTTGGGCGTCCCGTAGGCCACCCCGACATCCCAATCATCCTGGGTGCTCGCCGTGCGAAGTGGAGCGAGATTGTCCTGCAAGAAGATGCGAGGCAATGCCCCCTCGGCAGGCGAGTTGATGTCGATCAGATTTCGAATTTCGGGTGGCGCGAAGGACGTATCGAGGCCCGGAATATAGCGATTTCCAATAAAGTTTACGCTCGCGCCAAACTGAAATTGCGCCGGCTGTGAAACATTCCAGTTGTATTCAACGTTGTTGCGAAAATCCCAGACTTTGCCCTCCGAGACCAGCGGGTTGCGCGCCGAATTGTGCGCGAACAAATTATGATGAATTGAGGCGTATGTGAGGTCAGGCGGGGTCAATCCGCCCGGCGTGGGCGCCGCGAGCATCCCGAAGCCCGTCGGCCCCTGGGGATTCCCAAAGAGCGATGCCTCGGAGATGATGGACCATTGAATCGTAAAGTTCCGCACCCAGTTCCATGTGCTGATGTTCTTGTCAATCGCCCATGAGATCGAACAGTGATCGATGATCAGGTTGTAGACTGACTGTTGCGCGGAATTCGCTTCAAAGTCGTTTCGAAAAATCGAAATCCCATCCAGCAACAGTACGTCGGCATCCCCTTTCTCATACAGGATTCGCAGACGCAAGTGACGAAGAATCACGTCGTGCGTGCGAACAATCAACGGCTGATGCGCCACGACGATGCCGTCGCTTCCGGCCGTCTGCCCGGCGACGGTCACGAACGGATTGAGAACCCGGATCGGCTCGTCAAGGTAAATCACACCATGCACATCAAACACAATGAACCGCGGTCCCGATGCTTCCAGCGCTTCGCGCAAGCTCCCCGGTGCCGTGATAAATCCGCCCATCCCGTTGGGAATCTTGTCCGAAAGCGTCGTGACTTTGATGATTCGCGGCGCAGAACCGGAGCCGTCGCCCCGGCCGCCGAACGCATACGCACCAAAGCCCTCCGCTCCGGGGAAGTTCGGAAACGCCGCGCTGGGGACCAGTGGATCAGTCAGGATCGCTGATTCCTGATCGTTGGGAATCCCATCGCCGTCGTCGTCGGCGCTGGGATCGAGATCCCCATAGATCATCTCGAAGTCATCCGCGATCCCGTTGCCGTTGTTGTCCGTGAAATCGCTTCGCAACCCGCCGGTCGGCGTGTCGCAGGTCAGGGCGATCGAAACGACCGCGATGAGCAGGACACCGGTGATGCGCGAAAACCGGGATGCGTGGAACCATCGCGATGCGAAATACGGTGTCATAATCCCTGCCCCAGAATCGACACGTTTTCCGCATCAACTCTATGTTTTGTGCAATGCATTGCAACCGAACGACACCCAAAACTCAAGCTGCAGGCCCGTTTTCCAGCAAAATGGAGCAGCCCAAACACGTCCATCGTGACCGGGTTCGGCTTATGCTCGCACGCTGTTACCTTGTTCTCGGCACTCTCGCGGGACCGGGCAGAACCTGCGACCGGGACCGGGCAGAACCTGCGACAAGGAGGCATGCCCGCTCCCTTCACCGTCGGGATTTCAAAGCAAGCAAGCGATTCCCGGGGTCCGATTGGCTGGTTCGCTGCAATCGCCCTACCATGTTCGCCGAGCCACCTTCGCGGTGATCCGCAGCGAGGCGCCATGCGCAATCCCGTCAGACTTCGCCACGCCTTTACTCTGATCGAGTTGCTCGTCGTAATCAGCATCATCGCGCTCATTGTCGCGATCCTGCTCCCGTCGCTCTCTGGCGCGCGGCGGCAGGGCCAGTCGATTCAGTGTCTGGCACGACTCTCACAATTGGGAATGGGCTGGCATATGTACGCTGACGACTTCGACGACGTAGCCGTGCCAGGCCGATACGGCAACCTCTCCGGCGGGGCTTCAAATCCTGCAAACTTTTATGACGTAGGCAGCGGATTGAAATTCCGCCCGCGCTGGATCGCACTGATGGGGAAATACGTCGGCGCGGTGGCCTTTGAGAATCCCCTCCCCGCAGACCGGCAGGATTATGATCACAAGGTCTATCAATGTCCGTCCGTGCCCGACTGGATGGACGAGCGCAACCACGCGTACGGATACAATCACCAGTTTCTCGGCAACGCCCGCATCACCAACAACCAGTACCACAATTTCCCCGTCAATCGCTCAAAGATCACCAGCTTCGCCAGCACCGTCATGGCGGCCGACACGCTGGGGACCGCAGCCGGATTCGCGCCGGAGAATCGCAAGCCGTACAACAACAACGGCACGGATTTCGCGGAGCTGGCCAATCACGGCTGGACGCTTGACCCGCCGCGTCTCAAGCCCGAATCCGAACGCGGCAGCGGCGACCCGGGCAGCCCGCGCACAGCCGTCGATCCGCGACACTTAAACAAGTCAAACGTCGTTTTCTGCGACGGGCACGGCGAAACCGTCACACCGCGCCGGCTTGGTTATCGCACCGACATCGCCGGCGCGTTCGTGGATGACGCCGCGGACGACCGCCCCCATAATCGGGAATTCTCCGGGACCGGCCGCGACACCGATCCGCCGCTTCCTCCGACATGAGCGCGGCCCGTGTCGCCGCCGAAGCATGAGGATGCAATCCGCCATGTGGGAACAAGTTCGACCCTGGCTGGGCGATGTCCACTCGCTGCTCGCGCCCGAACTGGTCGGCCCCGTCGTCAGTTTCGCCGCCATTCTCTGCGGCGGACTCACAGGGTTCGAACGTCAGCGCGCCGCCAAGCCTGCCGGCTTTCGCACGATGATTCTCATCTGCCTCGGTTCGGCCGTCTTCACGCAGGCATCCATTCTGCTCGGCGGCGGTCCAACCCACGCTGACCGCGCGCGAGTCGCGGCACAAGTAGTCACCGGCATCGGGTTTCTTGGCGCGGGTGCGATCATCCGCGAACGTGGACAGGTCGTCGGCATCACCACGGCGGCCGGCATCTGGGCGACCGCAGCCGTCGGGCTGATCCTCGGAACGGGTTACCTCGCACTCGGATTCTTTTTCACGCTTCTCATCGTTGGCACGCTCTCTGCGGCCCGCGCCCTGGAGCGCGTCGTCGAAGGGCCCTGCCGCCTTTGCACCCTGTCACTGCATCTTGCGGACAACGAAGCGCGAACGCGCCTGCAGGTCGAAAGCATTCTGGAAGACCACCCCTTCCCCATCGTTCCGGAGTACACGAAAAATGCAGACGGCAAGACCATCGCGCGAATCCGGTATTGCACGCTTCATCGAGACCATCACACGTGGCTGGATGAACTGCTTTCCTCCCCCGCGATTGCAAGGGTCGAGCAATCCGATTGATGGCCTTCTCCATTCCAAACCCGCCGCGGCACACCTGAAAACGCAGGTCCACTAATAATCGCCTTCCCAGACTTGTCACGCACGGCTTGGAAGGTGCCGCTTTCAGCCGGGCTGCATCTCGACGGGATTCAAGATTCTTCCGCACAGGCTCCGGGGCCAACAAGTTCCCCCTTTGGCCGGCCGCGCGCGCGTGTCGATGGATTGAGTGGCCTCGCGGGAGTGGTGTGTTTCCGCGGGCCGCGCACATCTGTCACGGGTCCGAGGTGGTGTATGACAAGTTGGCATGGATCGTCGCGAGTGGGGTTTCAACTGGCGCAGGTCGGCCGGTTCACTTTCGCACTGATCGTCGGCGCGCTGTTCGGCATCGCTGCGTGGGAGTCGCCTGCGCAGGAGGCCCAGGGGGTGACAGCATCCCCGGCCCGATGGCACGCCCCGGATGGCGCGATCGCGTACGGGTCGCAGTGGATGCTCGACAAGCCCGCAGCGCCCAGCGACGGCTCGACTTCGGCACTGGCGCCGATTGGCGAGGCCGCCGGCAACAAGTCGCATAAGAAGCAACAAGCCGCGGCAGCCATGCCGCTGCGATGGTCCATCGACGATGAATCGATCTCTTCGCGGGGAGCAACGGCTCAAGGCGGGGAGATCACTTTCCGCACTACGGACCTGCACTCACGCGGTCCTCCGTCGCGGCTGGCGAATCGATCCGACGACGCGCAACGAGCGGATCAATCGCCTGATCTTTCCGGCGACTGACGCTGGACCACTCAAAACACTTGCGTTGAATCAGGGGCCTTCGGCATGGCATGCCGGGGGCCCTTTTTTGTTGCCCGCGTTGCGCGTTTTCAACGCCGTCTCGCCGTCGTAGAATGCTCGCGCCGCCTCCGAATTGACTGGCGACGGATTCGCCCCAACGCGGCACAACGGATTCCACACCTTGAGACGCGCAACATGCCCATTCATCCGACGGCCATCATCGACCCCAAGGCGCAAGTCGCCAAGTCCGCCGACATCGGCCCCTACGTCATCATCGAAGGCGAGGTCAAGATCGGCGAGAATGTACACATCTATCCGCACGCATTCGTTTCCGGCTGGACCGAGATCGGCGATCGATGCGTGATTCATCCCGGCGCGGTGATCGGCCATCTTCCGCAGGATTTCCATTTCACGGGTGAGCGGTCGTATTGCCGGATCGGCGCGGGGACGATCGTGCGCGAATTCGCGTCCATCCACCGCGGCACGCAGCCCGAGTCGTGGACGATCATCGGGCAGGATTGCTTCATCCTCGGCTACGCGCACATCGGACACAATTGCGAACTTGGCAATGGCGTCAAGCTGTACAACGGGTCGGCCGTCGCCGGGCATGCCATCATCGGCGACAACGCGATCGTGAGCGGCCATGTCCTCGTGCATCAATTCGCGCGAATCGGCGAGCACACGATGATCGGCGGCGGCTCGCGCGTCATCAAGGACATCCCGCCCTTCATGAAAGTTCTGGGCGAGTCGATGTGCGTGGCGCACAACGGCCTCGGCATGCGTCGAAGCGGCAAGTTCTCGACCGACGAGATCAATGAGGTGCGCACCGCCTACCGCGTCCTGTTTCGGTCCACCCAACCGTTCACGATGTCGATTGAGGAGTTCGCGCCAACCGTCCGTACGGCAGCCGGGCGGCGCATTCTGGACTTCCTGAAAAGTCCGTCCAAGTTGGGAATCGCCGGCGGACGCAAGGCGGCTGCGCAGCGCGAGCTTGACAGCGGCGACGGAGAAGCATGAGCGATACGAAGAAGGAAAAGAGAAACGAGCCCAGCGTAGACCCTGCTCACCAATTCCCATGCAACTCGCGGCGAGCAAGCTCGCCGGCTGAATGTAAGGAAACGTAATCTCGCTGATTACTGACCACTAGCCACTGACTTCCAACCGCTGCGATCATGTCCATCCTGCAAGACATCCTCGGCCCACGAAAAGACTTCGAGGGTGGATTGTATTTGCCGGATTTCAAGAACGTCTCCGCAAAACGAGCGATTCAGAGACTCCCCGCGACCGCCGCGCTGCACGTACCGCTCTGCCTCCGAAACGACCTGCCGACGACACCGATCGTCGCGGTCGGCGATCGGGTCTTGCGCGGCCAGGCGCTGGCCATCCCGCAGACACCTGACGGCATCCCGGTGTACGCACCGACTTCGGGAAGAATTGAAGCCCTCGGGCCCGTGGAGACGGTCGCACACGGGGCGGTTCCGGGCATGATTCTTCTCCCGGACGGACGCGACGAAACAGCACAAACAGACCCCGCAATGCGAGTCGATTCGTTCTTTGGACGGCTTCACGATCGCGGCATCGTTTGCGCCGGATCGCGCAGCCCGGCGCACATCGTCCTGCAGCAAGCCATCGCCGCCGGGGTCACCGACCTCATCGTCAACGGCATGGAGACCGAACCGTATCTGACGGCCGATCTTCGTACGCTCGTCGAGGAACCAGGCCTGCTCGTTGACACCACCTGCGAAATCGCCGATGCCCTCGGCGTCGTGAACGTGTACATGGCCGTCCCTTATCGGCATCGGCGCGTCGTCCGACGATTGACCACTGAAGCGGCCGGCCGGTATGTCGAGATCGCGGCGCTAAGCGACAAGTACCCGCAGTGCCACCCCACGCTGTTGGTGAAGACCATGCTCGATCGCGAGATCCCGACCGGTGGTACCGCGCTGGACATGGAAACGCTCGTCCTGCCGCTGTCAACCGTTCGCGCGATCGGCCATGCACTCTGGCACGATGAACCGATGACCCATGTCGTCATGACGGTCGCGGGAGACGCCGTCGATCATTCAGGAACCTACCGCGTCGCGATCGGAACACCGCTTCGCGAGCTGGCCGAGCGAGTCGGCATGTATCGAGCCGTCAAATCCGCCGTCTGGGGAGGGCCCTTTACCGGGCTGGCGATCACCAGCGATCACGCGGTCGTGACGGCCGACACCACCGCGCTGCTGCTCTTCGCCGAGGCCGAAGAAGAGCCGACCGCTCCGTGCGTGCATTGCGGCTGGTGCGTCGAGGATTGCCCGGTGGGGCTATCGCCGACTTCGCTGATTGATCCGGGCTACGCGCGGCGTTCCTCGACCTTCGGTGCGGAAGTCAACGCGTGCATCGACTGCGGCCTGTGCACCTATGTCTGCCCGTCGAAGCTACCTCTTGCGGAAACGATCCGCACCGAGCGCGTGCGATTGAACCAGCACCGCGCCGGCGAGGGGTCAAAGGGATGACCACGGCCGCCTGGTTGCTACCGTCCGCACCCGCGACCCGTTCGGCGCCGCACCGGCTAAGCGGAAGCTCGATTGAAGACATTCTTCGCGCCTGGATCTTCGCCGCCGGGTTCTGCGCGATCAGCGGTGTTGTGTTGTTCGGCATCGCGGCGATGCGAATCCTTGCAGCGACCGTCCTGACGGCCATCGCCTGTGAACTTCTGTGGTACGGCGTCAGTCGAAGGCGCTCCATCGGCGGCGTGACTCACTCCGCCCTGACCGGTCTGCTCGTCGCGCTCACCCTTCCTGCAACGGCGCCCTGGTACGTCGGGGCAGTCGCTTCGGCAGTCGCCGTGATCCTCGCGAAGGGTTTGTTCGTCGGAGAGGGCCGGTACCTGTGGCAGCCCGCGCTCGTGGGTCGAGTTGTGGCGCAGTTTGTTTTCTCCTCCACCTTCGCCATGGCCGGCAGCACCGCGTTGTGGCCGGTCCTGGCGCCGGGCCACCTGCTCACCGGCCGGTTGTCGCGCGCCGTTCCGATCGACGTGGCGACATATGGCGGCTGGAGCGGAGTCGGAGGATCGTCGCCGCAGGATGCCTGGCTGATGCCCGTGCCTGTCGCGTCGCTTCGTGAGTTCGCCGAGGGGCGCATCGCGCCCGATGGCGATTTGCTTTACGAGCCGTTGATTCGCGATCGACTTCCCCCCTGGAGCGACACGGTCATTGGGACCGTCCCCGGCGGGCTTGGCGAGACCTGCACCCTGGCGATCATCGCCGCGGGGCTTTACCTCATTTATCGAGGCTACCTGCGCTGGCAACTGCCCGTCGCCATGCTCGCGGCGGCGGCGGCGGCGGCGGCCGTCTTTCCCGTCGAGAGTGCCCGGGCGGGCAACGCCTATTTGTGGTTTCCGGGGTTGGCCGTGGAGGGCGGACGCGCCGTCGGCCCGGCCTATGTGTTGTACCACCTCACGTCGGGGCAGCTCATGCTGGGGGCGTTTCTGCTCGCAGGTGACATGATTGCGACACCTCTGCGCGTGCGCGGGCAGATCGCCTTCGCAGCCGGAGCGGGCGTACTCACGATTTTCATGCGGCTTTACGGCGTGCTCGAGGGCGAGTGCTATTGGGCGATCCTGATCATGAACACCGTCGTGCCACTCATCGACCGCCGAACCCGGCGCGACGTCATCGGCGTGGAACCGATGGAGAATTGAAAACTCGATACACCGTGAGAGCGAAATCGACACAGGGTGGACATCGCCCACCGATTCCCCCGAGCCCCAGACCTCCGCTCGCCACCATGAATGCCACCATCGCACCACGCTGCACGAATCACACCTGTCGCGCTCGGTTCACCCGCCAATCCGTGCAGGCCGGCTCGCAGACCTGCACTTGCCCGCGCTGCGATGGAACGGTCACGATGAACGTTTCAGGCGAATTGGCCGCCGGGCGCGTTGAATCCTGCCCCGTCTGCCATGGGACCGAATTCTTTATCCGCAAGGACTTTCCGCAGCGGCTTGGCCTGCTCATGGTGGTCGTTTTCGGCCTGGTCGCCTCGGTCTTCTATTACTTCCAAAACATTGTCGCGACCTTTGCCACGCTTGGGTCGCTCGTTGTGGTCGATGCGCTGATCTACCTGTTTGTCGGGCGCGTCACGGTCTGCTACCGCTGCCGGGCCGAGTTCCGAGGGGTCGCATATAATCCCGACCACGGCGGCTTTGACCTGGCAACCAGCGAAAAATACGACGCCTGACTCGCCGCGATCCGCGGCGACGCGCGATTTCATCCGCCGCCAACTTCCTTGAGGCAACACCCCATGAAAGCCGACGACGCTCGCTCGCGTTTTGACCTGGACCGCATCGCTGCCGCCGTGCGCGAGATTCTTCTGGCGGTCGGCGAAGACCCGAATCGCGAGGGGCTGCGAAAGACGCCGCAGCGCGTGGCACGGATGTACGCCGAGATGTTTGAGGGGCTGGCAGCCGACCCGCGCGACCACCTCAAGACATTCTTCGAGGAAAAGTACGACGAACTGGTCGTCCTGCGAGACATCCCCTTTCACTCGATGTGCGAGCACCACTTGCTGCCGTTCATGGGAAAGGCGCACATCGCCTACCTGCCCGACGGCAAGGTGATCGGGCTGTCCAAAATGGCCCGCGTGGTGGACGCCTTCGCCCATCGGCCGCAAGTGCAGGAGCGCCTGACGACGCAGGTCGCCGAGATTCTGATGCAGGAGCTTGGGGCCAAGGGCGTGGCCGTGGTGATTGAGGCGGAGCATTCGTGCATGACCTGCCGCGGCGTGAAGAAACCCGGCAGCGTGATGGTCACGTCGGCGGTGCTGGGGCTTTGTCGCACGAACGCCTCGACGCGAGCCGAAGTCATGGCACTGCTTCACAAGTAGCGATGCCGCTCTGCGTCAGTTCGGGCGCGACGTCGCGGTGTCCTGGCTCTGCGGAAGCGGCGGGATGCCGAGTTTCGCGCAGATGTTCTCGTATGTCGCGCGATACATGCGCCCGCCGTACTCGTGGGCGATTCGCTGGACCATCTGCGGAAACGTCTGGGAGAACTTCTGCCTGCCGGATACGACGCTCTTGTGGTAGCCGTCGTAGACTTCCTTCGCCCGATTCAGATACCGCAGCGCGCTTTCGTCCTCGTCGTAGGCGTAATCGAGCAGGCCGCGGGCGATGAGCGCCTCCACCCGCGCGAGGGCCTTGGGATAGTCATTGATCTCACGGTCGAACTTGAACTGGGCCTCGAGAAAACCGCTCAACCCACGCTCGTACATCGGATCGGGAAAGGTCTTGTTGAGGTAATCAAACAGCTCCTGGGCCTTGGTGTCCTGATTCTGTTCGTGCAAACGAAGAATCGCCGTCCGCATGAAGTTGACAAAAGTGGATTTGAAATTCTCCGACACCGGCGACTGCTGCCGCTCGGTCTTGAGATACTCCTTCGAGTCTTCCAGAAACGCCCGCATCAGCGCGGGGATCACGCGCGTGTCCGGCGACATCAGCGGCGGCTCGCCCAGCCTGGCCTGCCGGCTCATCGTCAGCCGGCCGCGCTGGAACATCTTCTGCAGGCAAAAGAACTCGATGCGGTTGGTGTTCAGGCGATGGATATCGAGCCGCGTCTTGGGGTCCGCCCCCTTCTCCATTCCCATGTTCGCCCAATACAGCGCGTGCGCCTCGGGCAGGCGAAAATCCAGCGTCAGCTCAAACCCCTTCTGCATCTCGACGATCCGCGCCGGGTCCAGCTTCACCTCGTTGCGGAGCCGCCACGCGCGCCAGTACTGCTCCAGCGAAGTGCGCGCCGCGGCAAGTTCGGGGTCTTCCATCAGTTTCTTCAACGCGACTTTGCGATCCTCCTGCTCACCCGGCGCGGCGTTGGCGACCTGGTACTCGCCGGTTTTCAGATTCTCCAGCAGGCTCAAATACACGCCCGGCTGCGACGCATCGAACGCAAACCCGCGCAACGACTCGACGAGCTTTCGAACGCCCGCATCGCGCAACAATACATCAAACTGCGTCGGCATCGCCGCCAGCGTCTCGTACGGATAATCCCGGTAGTAATCCCCCTCAACGCGCCCGGGTTTGACCCACCCTTCCGGCGGCGGGCCGAGGATGTCTTCCATTTGCATGGCGAATTGCAGCTTGTAGTACGAGTGCATCTCGTCCATGAAGTCGCCGACTTTGTGGAAGAGGATCCATGACAGCTCCCGGTAGAGCTGCGTGCTGTTCGGATTCAGCGGGATGCCCTTGTCCCGAATCAGCTCGTAGCCGTTCTTCACCCAGCGCCAGCGCTCCTCGGGCGATTTCAGCGTCACCGAAATGTTGTACGCCATGTTCCAGCCCTGGAACGCCCACACCGCCGCGAACTTCGGCTGCAATTCGCATATCCGGCGTGACAATTGATACGCGTCGAACGTGCGGCCCTCTTCCTTCAGCTTCGTCGCGCGCAGCCACAGATAATCCACGATCACCGCGCGACCCAGCGCCAGCAGCGGCGTCAACAACAACGACGGCTGCACCTCGCGCGGAACCGGCGGCTGCGAAAGGTGGTGCAGCGCGCGCTGCGCGTTCAACGGGCCGATCAGCAACGACGACATCGAGATCGTCGCCGCTCCGGCAGCGCCAAACAGCCATTTTTTTGTTCTAGGTCGCATGATCAGTGAGTTGGTGGGCGGTGCCCACCCTACGCCGTTTCCTAGTTCCCTATTCCCGTTTCTCTTTCTTCCGTCCCCTTGTTTCTACTCTTCTGATTTTCGACGTTCCGACGTTT includes these proteins:
- the rnfC gene encoding Electron transport complex protein RnfC; protein product: MSILQDILGPRKDFEGGLYLPDFKNVSAKRAIQRLPATAALHVPLCLRNDLPTTPIVAVGDRVLRGQALAIPQTPDGIPVYAPTSGRIEALGPVETVAHGAVPGMILLPDGRDETAQTDPAMRVDSFFGRLHDRGIVCAGSRSPAHIVLQQAIAAGVTDLIVNGMETEPYLTADLRTLVEEPGLLVDTTCEIADALGVVNVYMAVPYRHRRVVRRLTTEAAGRYVEIAALSDKYPQCHPTLLVKTMLDREIPTGGTALDMETLVLPLSTVRAIGHALWHDEPMTHVVMTVAGDAVDHSGTYRVAIGTPLRELAERVGMYRAVKSAVWGGPFTGLAITSDHAVVTADTTALLLFAEAEEEPTAPCVHCGWCVEDCPVGLSPTSLIDPGYARRSSTFGAEVNACIDCGLCTYVCPSKLPLAETIRTERVRLNQHRAGEGSKG
- the lpxA_2 gene encoding Acyl-[acyl-carrier-protein]--UDP-N-acetylglucosamine O-acyltransferase, whose translation is MPIHPTAIIDPKAQVAKSADIGPYVIIEGEVKIGENVHIYPHAFVSGWTEIGDRCVIHPGAVIGHLPQDFHFTGERSYCRIGAGTIVREFASIHRGTQPESWTIIGQDCFILGYAHIGHNCELGNGVKLYNGSAVAGHAIIGDNAIVSGHVLVHQFARIGEHTMIGGGSRVIKDIPPFMKVLGESMCVAHNGLGMRRSGKFSTDEINEVRTAYRVLFRSTQPFTMSIEEFAPTVRTAAGRRILDFLKSPSKLGIAGGRKAAAQRELDSGDGEA
- a CDS encoding putative Mg(2+) transport ATPase codes for the protein MWEQVRPWLGDVHSLLAPELVGPVVSFAAILCGGLTGFERQRAAKPAGFRTMILICLGSAVFTQASILLGGGPTHADRARVAAQVVTGIGFLGAGAIIRERGQVVGITTAAGIWATAAVGLILGTGYLALGFFFTLLIVGTLSAARALERVVEGPCRLCTLSLHLADNEARTRLQVESILEDHPFPIVPEYTKNADGKTIARIRYCTLHRDHHTWLDELLSSPAIARVEQSD
- the rnfD gene encoding Electron transport complex protein RnfD, which codes for MTTAAWLLPSAPATRSAPHRLSGSSIEDILRAWIFAAGFCAISGVVLFGIAAMRILAATVLTAIACELLWYGVSRRRSIGGVTHSALTGLLVALTLPATAPWYVGAVASAVAVILAKGLFVGEGRYLWQPALVGRVVAQFVFSSTFAMAGSTALWPVLAPGHLLTGRLSRAVPIDVATYGGWSGVGGSSPQDAWLMPVPVASLREFAEGRIAPDGDLLYEPLIRDRLPPWSDTVIGTVPGGLGETCTLAIIAAGLYLIYRGYLRWQLPVAMLAAAAAAAAVFPVESARAGNAYLWFPGLAVEGGRAVGPAYVLYHLTSGQLMLGAFLLAGDMIATPLRVRGQIAFAAGAGVLTIFMRLYGVLEGECYWAILIMNTVVPLIDRRTRRDVIGVEPMEN
- the folE gene encoding GTP cyclohydrolase 1 yields the protein MKADDARSRFDLDRIAAAVREILLAVGEDPNREGLRKTPQRVARMYAEMFEGLAADPRDHLKTFFEEKYDELVVLRDIPFHSMCEHHLLPFMGKAHIAYLPDGKVIGLSKMARVVDAFAHRPQVQERLTTQVAEILMQELGAKGVAVVIEAEHSCMTCRGVKKPGSVMVTSAVLGLCRTNASTRAEVMALLHK